Part of the Bacillus sp. THAF10 genome is shown below.
CAAAGAGGAAGAGTCCTGTTGTCAGAAAAAGCTGCATATCACCCATACGGTCACCCCCGTTCTCCACAGGGATTCACCGCACCACCCGTTCCTTTTATACTGTCCACTTCATTATACCATTTCCGCACAAAAACAGAACACTTGTTCGTATAAATCCTTCCATTTTCCTATTTTTTCTTTTAACATTAGCTCTGTTAAACGACGGTGTTGATTTCCGCAAATGGCTCCGCGTCCTGCGGGGCGGTGCTGGAGCCTCCTCGGCTTCGCCTGTGGGGTCGCAAGTCTTTCGCTTCATTCCCGCGGGAGTCTCCGCCTTTGCTACAATCAACAGCTAGAAACTACTCATTATCAACATTCTTTAACGCAGCCTTAACATAAAAAAACAGGATTCCCAGTTTCGGAATCCTGTTTAGTGTCAGTTAGCTTCTTAATACAGCTGCGAATTTTTCTTCGACTGCTTTTAGGACTTTGTTGTGAACCTTTGTTACTTCTTCGTCTGTTAAGGTATGCTCTGGGTGATAGTAACGAAGGGCAAAAGCAACGGATTTTTTGGAAGTGTCGATTTTGTCTCCTTCATATACGTCAAATACCTGAACTTCCTTAAGTAGCGAGCCACCTGTTGCTTTAATGACTGCTTGTAATTCTCCGGCAGCTACACTGCGATCTACGACAAGTGCAATGTCACGGCTGATGGATGGGAAGCGTGGAATTGCTTCGTATTGAATTTCGCCCACACTTTCTCCAAGTAGAGCGGTTAAGGAAAGCTCGAAAACGTATGTTTCCGGCAGGTCCAGTTCATTTAATTTCTCTGGGTGAAGCTGGCCGATGAAACCAACGCTCTCTCCGTTCAGCAAAATCTCGGCTGTACGACCTGGATGTAAGCCGTCTTTTTCGGAACGAGTGTAAGAAATAGCATCACTCACACCTAGCATCGAGAACATTCCTTCCAAAATTCCTTTCGCCACAAAGAAGTCGACTGTTTTCTTCTCACCTTGCCATGGTTGTTGTTGCCATACACCTGTTAAGGCACCAGCGAGACGTTCTTTTTCTTCCGGCAGTACAGCATCGTCTTTTCCAATGAAAACAGAACCAATTTCATATACAGCATTCGCTTGCAAGGAACGAGCGATATTGTGTTGAAGTGCTTCTAAAAGATGTGGTACAAGGCTTAACCGCAAGGTACTTCTTTCTTCACTCATCGGCATTGCAAGGCGAATCGCTTTACCATCCTCAAGGGCAAATTGCTTCGCACGCTCTTCACTTGTCAACGAGTACGTAATGTTTTGAATCAACCCTGCCCCCTCAAGGTAACGGCGAACTTTACGGCGCATTGCTTGATACGGTGTTAATACCCCAGGAGTTGCTGCACTTACTGGTAAGGTTGTTGGAATGTTGTCGTATCCGAACAAACGCGCTACTTCCTCTACAAGATCCTCTTCAATCGTGATATCTCCACGACGAGTTGGTACTGTTACTGTAAAGCGACCATTGTCTTCTGACACATCAAATTTCAGCTTCGTGAAAATCTCTTTTACTTCCTCAGCAGTGATAGAAGTCCCAAGTACGCTATTAATTTTTTCAACAGTAGTAGTAACTACCGCAGCTTCTACTTTCAAGGTATTCACTTCTACAGAACCGCTTACCACTTCACCACCAGCATATTCTTCCATAAGAGCAACCGCTCTTTCTGCTGCTTCACGTGTCCGATTAGGATCGATGCCCTTTTCATAGCGTGCACTTGCTTCACTACGAAGACCATGGTCTTTCGAAGCCTTTCTAACAGTCACGCCATTGAAGTATGCAGACTCAAGCAGGATGGTTGTTGTGTCAGATTGAACCTCTGAATTTGCTCCCCCCATTACACCAGCTAGTGCCACAGGTTCCTCTCCATTTGTTATAACTAGGTGATCTTCTGTTAACGTGCGTTCTGCATCATCGAGCGTTGTAATCTTTTCATCCTTACGAGCACGACGAACAAGGATTTCCTTGCTGCCAAGACGATCATAATCAAACGCATGTAATGGCTGACCATATTCTAATAAAATGTAATTCGTAATGTCGACCACGTTATTATGAGGGCGAATTCCCGCTGCCATCAAACGAGCTTGCATCCATAGCGGAGAGGGACCAATTTTTACGTTTTTCACTACTTTAGCAACATATAAGGAATTATCTTCAGGAGCATCTACATTTACAGAAATATAATCAGAAGCATTCTCATTGTTTGCAACATAGTCAGTAGATGGCCATTTTACGTCACGACCAAGGATTGCTCCCACTTCATACGCCACACCTAGCATGCTCAATGCATCCGAACGGTTTGGGGTAAGTCCAAGCTCTAATACTTTGTCATTACGGTTTAAGTATTCTAATGCATCTGTCCCAACTTCGACATCACTTGGGAACACGAAAATCCCCTCAGAGAATTCTTTGGCTACAAGCTTTGAACCAATCCCCAATTCTTGCAAGGAACAAATCATTCCGTTGGATTCTTCTCCGCGAAGCTTTGCACGCTTTATTTTAAAATTACCAGGAAGAACTGCTCCAACTGTAGCAACTGCTACTTTCTGGCCTTTGTCTACATTTTTCGCTCCACAGACAATTTGCACAGTCTCGCCGTTCCCTAGGTTCACCTGACACTTGTTCAATTTATCCGCATTTGGATGCTGTTCTTTTTCTAAAACGTGACCAACGACAACACCTTGAATACCGTCGTTCAACACTTCCACGCCTTCCACTTCAATCCCACTTCTTGTAATCTTCTCTGCCAGGTCCTCAGCAGAAATATCATCTATATTTACGTAATCTTTTAACCAATTATAAGATACTAACATGTTTTTCCCCTCCTCTTAAACTCGATTGAATTGCTTCACGAAACGTTGATCGTTTGTGTAGAAATGGCGAATATCGTCAATGCCGTATCGAAGCATCGCAATACGCTCAGGTCCCATTCCAAAAGCAAAGCCTTGATATTTTTTCGAATCATAACCAGACATTTCAAGCACGCGTGGATGCACCATGCCAGCACCTAAAATTTCAATCCAGCCAGTTCCTTTACACATGCTGCAGCCTTTTCCTCCACATTTTGCACATGTTACGTCAATTTCAACTGAAGGCTCTGTGAAAGGGAAAAAGCTAGGACGCAGACGAATTTCACGATCTTCCCCGAACATCTTTTTCGCAAATGTTTCAAGCGTTCCCTTCAGGTCGCTCATGCTGATATTTTCGTCAATAACAAGTCCCTCAATTTGTGTGAACTGGTGAGAGTGGGTCGCATCGTCATCGTCACGGCGATACACCTTACCAGGACAGATAATTTTTATTGGTCCTTTTTCTTTATTCGCTTCCATTGTTCTTGCTTGAACAGGGGAAGTTTGCGTTCTTAAAAGGACCTCTTCTGTAATGTAAAAAGAATCCTGCATGTCGCGAGCGGGGTGATCCTTTGGCAGGTTCAGTGCTTCGAAGTTGTAGTAGTCCGTTTCCACTTCGGGTCCCTCTGTAATGG
Proteins encoded:
- the pheT gene encoding phenylalanine--tRNA ligase subunit beta: MLVSYNWLKDYVNIDDISAEDLAEKITRSGIEVEGVEVLNDGIQGVVVGHVLEKEQHPNADKLNKCQVNLGNGETVQIVCGAKNVDKGQKVAVATVGAVLPGNFKIKRAKLRGEESNGMICSLQELGIGSKLVAKEFSEGIFVFPSDVEVGTDALEYLNRNDKVLELGLTPNRSDALSMLGVAYEVGAILGRDVKWPSTDYVANNENASDYISVNVDAPEDNSLYVAKVVKNVKIGPSPLWMQARLMAAGIRPHNNVVDITNYILLEYGQPLHAFDYDRLGSKEILVRRARKDEKITTLDDAERTLTEDHLVITNGEEPVALAGVMGGANSEVQSDTTTILLESAYFNGVTVRKASKDHGLRSEASARYEKGIDPNRTREAAERAVALMEEYAGGEVVSGSVEVNTLKVEAAVVTTTVEKINSVLGTSITAEEVKEIFTKLKFDVSEDNGRFTVTVPTRRGDITIEEDLVEEVARLFGYDNIPTTLPVSAATPGVLTPYQAMRRKVRRYLEGAGLIQNITYSLTSEERAKQFALEDGKAIRLAMPMSEERSTLRLSLVPHLLEALQHNIARSLQANAVYEIGSVFIGKDDAVLPEEKERLAGALTGVWQQQPWQGEKKTVDFFVAKGILEGMFSMLGVSDAISYTRSEKDGLHPGRTAEILLNGESVGFIGQLHPEKLNELDLPETYVFELSLTALLGESVGEIQYEAIPRFPSISRDIALVVDRSVAAGELQAVIKATGGSLLKEVQVFDVYEGDKIDTSKKSVAFALRYYHPEHTLTDEEVTKVHNKVLKAVEEKFAAVLRS
- the pheS gene encoding phenylalanine--tRNA ligase subunit alpha — protein: MEERLKELETLAIEQVEQAQDLKALNEVRVAYLGKKGPITEILKGMGKLSAEERPKMGALANVVRGNVAEKIEAKQAELEKAEVAKKLASETIDVTLPGRPAPTGNPHPLTKVIEEIEDLFLGMGYTITEGPEVETDYYNFEALNLPKDHPARDMQDSFYITEEVLLRTQTSPVQARTMEANKEKGPIKIICPGKVYRRDDDDATHSHQFTQIEGLVIDENISMSDLKGTLETFAKKMFGEDREIRLRPSFFPFTEPSVEIDVTCAKCGGKGCSMCKGTGWIEILGAGMVHPRVLEMSGYDSKKYQGFAFGMGPERIAMLRYGIDDIRHFYTNDQRFVKQFNRV